Proteins encoded by one window of Candidatus Thermoplasmatota archaeon:
- a CDS encoding PLP-dependent aminotransferase family protein: MVEFSSLFSGRIAEMRRSEIRELLKLTQKPEIISFAGGLPCPEAFPIDVVKDITIDVLDEKGSVALQYGTTEGLAPLRKELAKRMNKLGVKCTHENILVTHGCQQALDLIAKIFLDAHDFVACSLPSYLGGINAFGAFQADFIGIPLEADGMNLDVLEEKLKEQRKEGKMPKFIYVLPTFHNPAGVTMPAENRKRMIEILKEYDVLALEDDPYGELRYEGDHIDPLMAYDNEDGHVFYLGTFSKILAPGLRLGWAVAPTEILDSLVTAKQSTDLCTSTFSQYIAYEYLHRGLVDSHIEKIKKIYGSKRNIMLEAMETYFPEGVEWVRPDGGMFTWATAPGVDTKKMVIKAIERKVAYVHGAAFRFDSGGRDSMRLNFSYPTEEEVEEGIKRLGRVLKEEMGTS; the protein is encoded by the coding sequence ATGGTTGAATTCAGCAGTCTCTTTTCCGGCAGAATCGCCGAGATGAGGAGATCCGAGATAAGGGAGCTACTGAAGCTCACGCAGAAGCCTGAGATTATCTCCTTCGCTGGAGGACTTCCCTGCCCGGAGGCCTTCCCCATCGATGTCGTGAAGGACATAACGATCGACGTCCTCGATGAAAAGGGGAGCGTTGCGCTCCAGTACGGGACGACCGAAGGACTCGCTCCGCTCAGGAAGGAGCTGGCCAAGAGGATGAACAAGCTCGGCGTGAAGTGCACGCACGAGAACATCCTTGTGACCCACGGATGTCAGCAGGCCCTCGACTTGATTGCGAAAATCTTTCTGGATGCCCATGACTTCGTCGCATGTTCTCTGCCCTCCTATCTTGGAGGGATAAATGCGTTCGGCGCATTCCAGGCCGACTTCATCGGGATCCCGCTGGAGGCCGACGGCATGAACCTCGACGTACTCGAGGAGAAACTGAAGGAGCAGCGGAAGGAGGGCAAGATGCCCAAGTTCATCTACGTTCTCCCCACATTCCACAATCCCGCCGGCGTCACGATGCCCGCCGAGAACAGGAAGAGGATGATAGAGATCCTGAAGGAGTACGATGTCCTGGCCCTTGAGGACGACCCCTACGGGGAACTGAGGTACGAGGGTGACCACATCGACCCGCTGATGGCCTATGACAACGAGGACGGACACGTCTTCTACCTTGGCACGTTCTCCAAGATCCTCGCACCCGGACTGAGGCTCGGGTGGGCGGTCGCGCCCACGGAGATACTGGACAGCCTCGTGACCGCGAAGCAGTCAACCGATCTGTGCACCTCCACGTTCTCGCAGTACATCGCATATGAGTATCTCCATCGTGGTCTGGTGGACTCCCACATCGAGAAGATCAAGAAGATCTACGGGTCGAAGAGGAACATAATGCTCGAGGCCATGGAGACCTATTTCCCCGAGGGGGTCGAGTGGGTGCGGCCAGACGGAGGGATGTTCACCTGGGCGACGGCTCCCGGGGTGGACACGAAGAAGATGGTCATCAAAGCGATCGAGCGCAAAGTCGCCTACGTGCACGGCGCGGCATTCCGGTTCGACAGTGGCGGGAGGGACAGCATGCGCCTCAACTTCAGCTATCCCACCGAAGAAGAGGTCGAGGAAGGAATCAAGCGCCTGGGCCGCGTCCTGAAGGAAGAGATGGGGACGAGCTAG
- a CDS encoding phosphoribosylaminoimidazolesuccinocarboxamide synthase — MAIPVRLLRKGKVKDVYEVNEGELEFQFSDRISVFDVIVPTRIPRKGEVLCRMGALWFSELKDLGIRTHFLELKGPDRMRVRRTRVPKEYEGLPRSNYMIPVEWINRHYVAGSLHRRLQDGGIAPRSLGFETDDVPAYGEMLPVPFFEQTTKFESHDRVIDREEAMNLSGMTEDEYNEVRDLVFMIDDLIENRVKGADLTHVDGKKEFAFDGDRNLMVVDTFGTPDEDRFWQRSKMDEGMFIEMSKEPVRKYYESTGYLDDLTRARDKGMPDPPIPPLPDEEVESISGLYADVYERITGEPL, encoded by the coding sequence GTGGCGATTCCTGTGAGGCTGCTGCGGAAGGGAAAGGTCAAGGACGTGTACGAAGTGAACGAGGGAGAGCTGGAGTTCCAGTTCTCGGACAGGATCTCGGTCTTTGACGTTATTGTGCCCACCCGCATTCCCAGGAAGGGAGAGGTCCTCTGCAGGATGGGTGCGCTCTGGTTCAGCGAGCTCAAGGACCTGGGTATCAGAACGCATTTTCTCGAGCTGAAGGGTCCAGACAGAATGAGGGTGAGGAGGACGAGGGTACCGAAAGAGTACGAGGGGCTTCCTCGATCCAACTACATGATACCGGTCGAGTGGATAAACAGGCACTACGTGGCGGGCTCGCTCCACAGACGACTGCAGGACGGGGGCATAGCGCCACGCTCCCTGGGATTCGAGACGGATGACGTTCCAGCTTATGGTGAGATGCTTCCGGTCCCCTTTTTCGAGCAGACGACCAAGTTCGAGAGCCATGACAGGGTCATCGACAGGGAAGAGGCCATGAACCTGAGCGGAATGACGGAGGACGAGTACAATGAGGTCAGGGACTTGGTCTTCATGATCGACGACCTGATTGAGAACAGAGTCAAGGGTGCGGACCTCACTCACGTGGACGGGAAGAAGGAGTTCGCGTTCGACGGGGATCGCAACCTGATGGTGGTAGACACGTTCGGGACGCCGGACGAGGACAGATTCTGGCAGAGGAGCAAGATGGACGAGGGCATGTTCATCGAGATGAGCAAGGAGCCCGTGAGGAAGTACTACGAATCGACCGGGTACCTCGACGACCTTACGAGAGCCAGGGACAAGGGCATGCCAGATCCGCCGATCCCTCCCCTTCCGGACGAGGAGGTCGAGTCCATATCTGGCCTCTACGCTGACGTCTATGAGCGGATAACTGGAGAACCTCTGTGA